The following is a genomic window from Leptospira selangorensis.
CTCTTTTTCCTTTAATTGTTGCTCTTCTTTTTTGGCCTTTTGTTGCTCTTGTTGTGCCTGTTTACGTTCTTCTTGTTTTTGAGTGATCTTTTGTTTGTTCTTAACAGGATCTTTATTCAGTTCCTGGATCTCTCTTTCTGCATCTCTTTCTTTATTAGATGCATCTTCTTGTTTTTTCCTATTCTCTTCTTTTTTATCCTGGAGTTTACGTTTTTCTTCTTCTGCCTTCTCGTTCTGAAGGTCGTTCATTCTTTTTTTATCGTCTTGACCTTCTTTCTTTTTATCTAGGTCCTTATTGACTTCTTTCTCCAGCTCATCAGTATCCAGATCCTTTCCATCAGCCGAAAGAATATTGGTTACGATAGGAATAACGATCTGGGTTTTTCCAGGCCATTCCGTATAACGTCTGCCGATACCGATTTTATCATTTTGTGCGTTTTTTACAACTTCGCTATTGTATTTACGTTTAACATAGTCTGCACTTTTACGATGGATCGCATTATAATAAAGTATATAAGTTGCTAACGTATCGGAGTTTGCTTCCGAATATCCGAAATTTGCTTTCACATATCCGGAAAGAATCCTTTGGATGGAGTTAATATGTCCGTAATCAGCATCTTTACCAATACTGATTAGATCTGCTCCGAACTTTTTTTCTTTCTCATCAGGAAGAATGCGGATCGCAGTGATCCCGTCTGCAGAAGCTGCCGATTTGGGATCCTTTTTTAATGCTTCGGATAATCCAGCACCTGTTCTCGCGTTACTTCCTTTTGTCTCTTCATCCGCTCTTGCAGCAGATCTGTTGACGAAGTTCACTTTTCCGGAAGAGCGAACTTCCTTTTCTCCAAGTTTAGGCCCCTCTTGGGCGAAGATCGGAAAGCTAAAACTTCCGAGGAAGATTAGAAATACGGCCAGTCGAATCCGTGACATTATGGAACTCCTTTGAAAAACGAATACCCCCAAACTTGGGAGAGACGAATGGCTATCTTATGATTCTAGATAGGACTCTGCCAAGGATTTTTCGATTCTTCTCGAATGTTGGAACAGTAAGAAGTTGCCTCCCGAGACCTGGTTTTTACCCTAACCTCATGAGCAAATTTGAGCGCCGAATCTACAATTTTTGCGCAGGTCCTGCGATGTTACCCACTCCAGTCATGGAGAAGGCGGCTTCTGAGTTTCTAAACTACCGCGGGTCCGGTATGTCCATTATGGAAGATAGCCATAGGGGAAAACTTTTTGAAGAAGTCCTCGATACTTCCCTTTCCTTGCTCAGAGAATTATTATCTGTTCCGGAAAATTACGAAATTATGTTTCTTTCCGGAGGAGCTAGCCTTCACTTCTCCGCCCTGCCCTTAAATCTTCTGAAAGATGGAGAGTCCGCTGACTTTGCGGTCACAGGTATCTGGGCTAAGAAGGCTATGGAAGAAGCACTTAGATTCAACCCGGTCAAAAAAATTTATGACGGAGAAGATCATAAATACACCGAGTCTCCTGAACTCAATGACTCCATGGTAAATCCAGGAGCAGCTTATGTTTATATCACTTCTAATAATACTTTATTAGGAACTCGTTATGCAACGATTCCGAATATCACTAAGGCACCTTTGATTGCGGACATGACTTCCGAAATTCTTTCTAGAAAGATAGACATTAGCAAGTTTGGCGCGATATTCGCAGGGGCACAAAAAAATATCGGGCCATCGGGATTAAGCGTTCTGATCATCCGCAAAGATTTACTTGGACGTTCCGGCAGAACTATTCCTATATTGATGGATTATGCACTGACTGCTAAAAACAAATCCATGTACAATACTCCTCCTACATATTCCATCTACATGGCCAAACTTGTATTCGAATGGTTAAAGGATCTAGGTGGAGTGGAGAAGATCGAAAAGATCAATGAGGAGAAGGCCAAAATTTTATACGATTATTTGGAAACCACTTCCTTCTATAATGCTCCCGTAAAACCGAATTCAAGATCAGTAATGAACGTTGTGTTCACGATTCATGACAAAAATTTAGAATCTAAGTTTTTAGCAGGAGCGGAAGAAAGAGGGCTTCATGGATTAGAAGGTCATAGACTTGTAGGTGGTTTAAGGGCTTCTATCTATAATTCCATGCCTAAAGAAGGTGTGATCGCTCTAGTAGGATACATGAAGGAATTCGAGAAGAAGGCCTAAATCTTCTGGAAGAATAGAATGAAACACATTCTTCTCATCTTAACTCTTATATGTGCGGGTATTATAAAGATATCCGCTTCTCCTTTATTTTTCCCCACAAAATTAAAGATAGGCCATTGTTTATCCCAAGGCAACAGCCACAAAGAATTAAAGGAATTTTATACTTCTAAACTTTCTCCGGAAGAAAGAACCAAGATTGCAGAAAATCTTGCCTTACAAGAAGCAAAATCCGCTTACCAAAGTTTAGAATGTATCCGTATGTCCGGATTAACTAAAGAAGAACAAGTTATCTTACTCGCGGACCATTCTCATCATAGGGAAACCAAAGAGCTCATGTTTTCTTATTACGAAAACTTTTTACTCTCCGACGAGAAGACTATCCGCTTATCCGCCTTTGAAGAAAAAAACCTGCGCAACTTCCTAGAAGCCAAAAAAGAACTTTTAGCAAGATTACACCAGGCGGAGTTTCAATCCTTATCTGAGAAACTTCTACCCTTATCCACTTTCCAAAACACCTATATGGCCCTCTTCTTCCAACATTGGGAATTCTACCAGACTGCTCCCGATTTCTTGAAAGAAGGACTCTTCGATTAAGAAACTTTTCCTTATTTTCCGATCCTTGCTGTAAATTGCTTGAATCGGAGAATTCACATAGGTACGGTACCTATAGAACATGAAAAAAATTGGCATCGCATCCGATCACGGTGGATTCGAACTTAAAGAATACCTTCGCAAAGAATTGGCGGACTCGATAGAGATCCTGGACTTCGGCACAAAGGATGAGACCTCTGTGGATTATCCTTTAGTAATCGCGGACGCCTGCAAAAAAGTACTCTCTAAAGAAGTGGATGGACTGATTGCATTATGTGGAACAGGAATCGGAGCTTCTATCGCAGCAAACCGTCATAAGGGGATCAGAGCTGCTCTTTGCCATGATGAGTTCACAGCAGAAATGTCTCGTCGCCATAACAATGCAAACGTATTGGTATTAGGCGGAAGAGTTTTAGGCAAAGACCTTGCTGCCCGCATCGTACAAAAATGGTTGAACACCTCTTTCGAAGCCGGACGCCATGAAAGAAGAGTGGGTCAGTTAGACACCATCGTTTAATAAACGGAAAAACACCTTTAAGAATGCGAAACAAGATCCTTTATCCGGTCTATCTCTTAGGTTTGGTCGGTCTTGTTTCCTTTTTCTCCGGCTCTATTTCTGCCGAATCTAATTCATTCTCCTTAAGCGCATTCGTTCTTAAATATGTTCGTCTAGGAAGTACCGAAAACGGAGCTCCTAAATTAGAATTAAGTCCCCGTGATCGTAAAGAAGGTTCGGATCTATTTTTAGATTTTGAAGAGAAAGAAGCTGCAGACCTGAATGATAAGGCCGGCGGTTACAGAATATTAACTTCTTCTTATCTTCCCGATTCGGCAAAAGCACATTCCGGAAAAAGATCCGCAGGTTTTGTGGGCAAAAGATCCGGGATCAAAGTTTCAGGAAAAACAAAGGGAATACTTACAAGTCCGGACATTAAGGAAGAATTTTATATCTCCTTCTTTCTATTACCCGGAAACCTAGATAAGGAAGCTGTCCTACTCTCCAAGGATCTATATACCAGAGGAAAAAAATTCGGCTGGGATCTCAGGATCAAAGATGAGATTCCAATATTAGAATTTCGTAATTTTTTTCAGAAAGTCGACAAAACACATCTATCACTAAAACTTGCAGGTAATTCCAGACTTTCCAGATCTGATTGGAATCATTTTATCATTCATTTTAAACCTGCTCAAAGAGAGATCGTATTATATATCAACGGAAAAGAAACCGACAGATCTTCTATTTCTTCTAAAGAACCGATCATTCGAATCGGTTTTCATCCGGAAGACAGCACTCCATTTAAGATCGGGGAAAGTTTTTACGGGTGGTTAGATGATTTTCTCGTCTCCAAAGGAAGTCCCGATCCGGAGGTCTTATCCACTCAATACGATGGTCAAAAATATGACCCATCTTCCTTTACTGCAGATGCAAAATTCGGAACTGCAATATCCACCGTTTATAAGACCAAATTTTCCAATTCTGTCCCGGAAGCAGTATTATTAAAAGCGAATGTCCCTAAGTCCTCGGTATTAGAATTATATTTCAGATCTTCTCCTAAAATTTTTTCGAAAACGGAAGAATATCCGGCCTGGAGATCTATCGATCTCAGAAAAATCGAAGAAGAATTTAAAGAGGATGATCCATACAGAGAAACGGAAGAAGAAAGTTCTCCTAAAGGAAAATCTTCCAGTTATCGTATTCCATTAGACAAGGTCTGGGGAAACAAACTTTCTTATTTCAAATATTACCAGGTAAAGGTCAAATTTAAGACCGATTCGGGATCAAAGTCCAGCCCTGAATTAGAAGCATTAACATTTTCTTATAGAGAAACTATTCCTCCCGTTAGACCCGCCGGTTTAAAAATAGTGAACTTTGACGATTATGATCCTGAAGCTCAGGGTCCTAGAGTTTGTTTGAGTTGGACCCAAAATCCGGAAAGGAATGTGCAGCAGAAAGGCGGCTATGTCATTCACTATGGAGTCGGCCCGAATCGTATGGTTGGGATACTAAAAGGTACAAGTAAAGAATTGGCAAAAGGTAAAATGCCTGTTCTAACTACCAAAGGAAAAACCAAACATCCGATGAGCGAGTATTTGGATCCTATCTTGGGCGATGACTCCAGTTGTCCTAAGCGCAATGATATGAGCGGCCCTAAACTTTGTCAGTGTATAGACAATCGACTCATTTCTTTGAACGCGGAAAAACCGGAAGAAAACGATGATGAAGACGAAAGTCCTAAATCCAAAAAGAAAAAGAAGAAACCTCGTAAAGACCCTTACGATAAAAAACTTTTATTCTTCCAAAAGGGGCTAACGTATTATTTCAAAGTTGCCGCTTATAATTCGGTTTACGATCCCGAAAATGGCCCGGACCAACTGAGCCCGTTAAGCGACTCCGTCGAGGTCTATTTCCTGAGCGAGTAGGATCTTTACTAGATTCTGCTCTTTCCATTTGGGATTCGTACATAAAATCCCGTCCAAATCCGCCAAAGAAGCCGTAGCAATCTCCAACCATTCCTTCCATTCCAAGTTTTTAGAGGAAGAAAGTCGTATCGCAAGTGAGATCTCTTCCTTTCTAACAGGGAGAAAATCCAAAAACAGATTTTTAGATTGGGTCCAGATGATCTCTCTTGTTAAAGGATCGGATTCTTTTTCAAGGACAGAATCCAAACTAGGAAGAGCCAAAACGAAAATATGATTTTTTTTGGTAAGTGATTCGATCGCGTTCGATACGGAACGACGAGAAGAGGAATTTCCAAGTATCAATTCCTTAAAACAATCGGAAGAGACTAATAATTTCAAACTTTCGCTTCCGGATAAATTTTGGATAATTCTCTCAAAGCTTCCAATCTTTGGTAAGAATCGGATTTAAAAACTTCGTTCCTAAAACAGGAGCGAAGCAACTCTGAAGCGGATAGGTCTCTTTTCTCCGCTTCAGTCCTTAATAATTCGAATTCTTCCTCAGTGAGGAGCATCTGAAATCTTCTTTCGACACGGGCCATTACTCCTCTTCTTTCAGTTCCTTTTCGTTTTTCAAGTAGGTTCCGTAATAAATTTGAGAATCTAGTATCTGTCCCAAGTTTTCGTAAATAGCTGCGATATTATAATTCGCCTGGTTCAGGCGAAAATCATGCTTAAAAGACTTCTTAAATAGCTGGATGGCCCTATCTTCGCGGCCGGCATACCACTCCGACATTGCCCATAAAAAGGTCCACTTTCCCAAATCGGGATCCCTAGGACTTACCTTTCCTAAATAACCAACATTCTCTTCGAACAGACCCGCTGCTCGGAGGTAATTGTCTCTGATCTTTCGGACCTTCTCCATTCTGGAAAATACATCTTCGGAATGACCCGGCAATTCCAAGTCTGCTCTCCAAAAAAGAGCCCTAGCCAGATAAAGTTTATAGATCAATTCATTCGGATTTTTTTTAACATATTCTTCTAAGAAGGGAAGACTCTCAGCTTCTTTCCCACTTTGGTGAAGAAGTAAAACTTTTTGTTTTGCTGCTTTATTCCATTCTCTTCTATTTTCTTCTTGAGGATAATAAGAAGATAAACTTGCACAAAACAAAAGGATACAACAGAGAGTGCGCATTTTAGATTAGATCTTATCCGGCAGGAAAATATTAAATATAAGTATATAAGTTTTTTCCGTTTTCCGGGTAAGGAAGTGGAGTGATCTTATACTCTTTTCCTATAGAATCCAAGATCATTTTTAGTTCGGATTCCCTTTCTTCTCTGGACAAAACAAAAATTTCAGAAGGAGAAACTCCGAATCCGTAATCTTCCGATCCGAGCCTAGGTTGGATCTCCTCCAGAACATCTTTTCTCCATTTGTCTATGGAAGAATAATCCAAATCGCCTGTACATCTGATCTTGTATAGATTACATCTGCTTCTTTCACCGTGAGTTGCCCAACGAAGAAGTAAGAATTGAATTTGGACCAAATCTCTTTTGTCCTGAATGGCATGAGAAGCCTGTTCTATTTCTAATTGTAAAAATGCATCTTCCACGGGTTCTATGGAATTCTCTACATTCTCTCTTATCTGTTCCGCCAAATCATTATTAGGCGGATCTGGGAACATCAGAAAGAACCTAAAGTCTAGACCGGATCTGAAAAGTGAGAAGGAAACAATCCTCATCACTCCATCCAAATCCGCAGAATCGAATTTTTTACGGAAGAAATGATCGTTACGTCGTTCTTCCGTAACGTCTATGATAGAAACATCCCCTACTTCTTTTCCTAAGAATTGATCTCCATATAAAAAGATCATGTTCTGACGGCTATAAGGTTGTAAACCGTAGGATACCACAGGAAGATAAGCGCCTCTTCTTCTATCATAAAAATGAATACTAAAGGATTTCAAATGAAGAGAAGAGAAAATCGTAAGATAATATTTCAATAATGAAGATATAGGAGTATCCAAACCTTGGTGGATCTCATCTAAAACTTCTAGGATCTTTCTTTTTTCGCGAATAGGTTGTTTATCCAACCAACTTCTGAATTTTTCAGAAAGAGGAAGTTCTTCATTCGGATCGGTTTTACGAATTCCCCACCAGGCTCTTGCCCATAAGAAGAATCTAGACTTATGTTGAGGAGCAAGTCCTCTCGCGGCCTTCAGACCGATCTCGGCGAGTCCGGTAACTCTAAGTGCTTTTGCTAAAAGACCTGAATCCTTAGGACGATCTAAAATTTGGGTCTGAGGAATTTCGGGAGAAGTGGATTTTACTTTCTCCACAAGCCTTGCCAGTTCATCCGTAAAGATAGAATCTCTTTTTTTCTGTAGAGCTTCCGGCATTTCCACAACAGATACGGTAGAAGGAGCAGATGCCACTTCTCTTTCTACATGAATTGGCTCCTTCTTCTCTCTTAAAAACTTTGGAGTTAAAAATGAATCTCCAGGAAGATCAAAGGGTAGAACATAAAATGTACCGCTTGCATTCGGTTTCGTTTCTAAAATAGGAGGAACGGTTACTATCTCAGGAATATCGGCTAATTCGGGTAATTTTCCCGCTTCCACTTGTTTAAAATTACTTTCTTCGATTCTTTGAGAAAGAATTTGGATGAGCTTGGACACATCCGATTTTGTATAGGAGGAAGATGATTTATTCTTTCTAACAAGAAGAATACATGCATCCAATAAAAACAATAATCCGAAAAATACCGGGAACAATATTAAGAAAATATTACGTTCATAAGGAACTAATAGTAAGATCCCTTGGATAAAACCTATTTTTTCTTCCGGATAGAATGCATAATAAGCTCTGTATAATTTGTCACCAAGTCGGATTTCTTTGAAATCATTTCCCCCGTCCTTCAT
Proteins encoded in this region:
- a CDS encoding P83/100 family protein, which gives rise to MSRIRLAVFLIFLGSFSFPIFAQEGPKLGEKEVRSSGKVNFVNRSAARADEETKGSNARTGAGLSEALKKDPKSAASADGITAIRILPDEKEKKFGADLISIGKDADYGHINSIQRILSGYVKANFGYSEANSDTLATYILYYNAIHRKSADYVKRKYNSEVVKNAQNDKIGIGRRYTEWPGKTQIVIPIVTNILSADGKDLDTDELEKEVNKDLDKKKEGQDDKKRMNDLQNEKAEEEKRKLQDKKEENRKKQEDASNKERDAEREIQELNKDPVKNKQKITQKQEERKQAQQEQQKAKKEEQQLKEKEKEIAKKEESRKSDSKSSSSSSDSKSSSSGDSKKSEAKSDDNKSKEEIKQELKETKKELETVKEEQKKKEEFDKNVVGGKILFLKTLKYTSDGHYSNELHALDPSKDDTIFKGDFNKICGRTFEVVDGKALVVGYESDHSAAHKLILIDQETLKPAVWSGDSVFWRTPMIVKGEEIYAFEERNGKYYLSRYDKGLKKTAGTEEEISPNSNVTFFGEKIYVTGKEEGSGKTEIAVFSKSDLKLIKKIKP
- the serC gene encoding 3-phosphoserine/phosphohydroxythreonine transaminase is translated as MSKFERRIYNFCAGPAMLPTPVMEKAASEFLNYRGSGMSIMEDSHRGKLFEEVLDTSLSLLRELLSVPENYEIMFLSGGASLHFSALPLNLLKDGESADFAVTGIWAKKAMEEALRFNPVKKIYDGEDHKYTESPELNDSMVNPGAAYVYITSNNTLLGTRYATIPNITKAPLIADMTSEILSRKIDISKFGAIFAGAQKNIGPSGLSVLIIRKDLLGRSGRTIPILMDYALTAKNKSMYNTPPTYSIYMAKLVFEWLKDLGGVEKIEKINEEKAKILYDYLETTSFYNAPVKPNSRSVMNVVFTIHDKNLESKFLAGAEERGLHGLEGHRLVGGLRASIYNSMPKEGVIALVGYMKEFEKKA
- the rpiB gene encoding ribose 5-phosphate isomerase B, which codes for MKKIGIASDHGGFELKEYLRKELADSIEILDFGTKDETSVDYPLVIADACKKVLSKEVDGLIALCGTGIGASIAANRHKGIRAALCHDEFTAEMSRRHNNANVLVLGGRVLGKDLAARIVQKWLNTSFEAGRHERRVGQLDTIV
- a CDS encoding tetratricopeptide repeat protein, with translation MRTLCCILLFCASLSSYYPQEENRREWNKAAKQKVLLLHQSGKEAESLPFLEEYVKKNPNELIYKLYLARALFWRADLELPGHSEDVFSRMEKVRKIRDNYLRAAGLFEENVGYLGKVSPRDPDLGKWTFLWAMSEWYAGREDRAIQLFKKSFKHDFRLNQANYNIAAIYENLGQILDSQIYYGTYLKNEKELKEEE